In one Juglans regia cultivar Chandler chromosome 11, Walnut 2.0, whole genome shotgun sequence genomic region, the following are encoded:
- the LOC108995204 gene encoding auxin-responsive protein IAA4-like codes for MERCMAFDKELNLEATELRLGLPGIKESEKQPFSTIKSNKRAFPNMDEKSCGSKDGSKASHAQKCNQEIASPAKAQVVGWPPVRSYRKNCFQAKTMESEATSAYLKVSMDGAPYLRKIDLKVYKGYPELLKALEDMFKFSVGDYSESEGYNNGSEFVATYEDKDGDWMLVGDVPWDMFISSCKRLRIMKGSEARGLGCAV; via the exons ATGGAAAGATGTATGGCGTTCGACAAAGAACTCAACCTTGAGGCCACAGAGCTTAGATTAGGTCTACCCGGCATCAAGGAGTCAGAAAAGCAACCATTTAGTACCATCAAGAGCAACAAAAGAGCATTTCCCAACATGGATGAGAAGTCATGTGGATCTAAGGACGGTTCTAAAGCGTCACACGCACAGAAATGCAACCAAGAAATTGCTTCACCAGCCAA ggcACAAGTTGTCGGGTGGCCACCTGTGAGATCTTACCGGAAAAACTGTTTCCAAGCAAAGACAATGGAGTCTGAAGCCACCAGCGCGTACTTGAAAGTTAGCATGGACGGAGCTCCTTATCTAAGGAAGATTGATTTGAAGGTCTACAAAGGATACCCGGAGCTCCTTAAGGCCTTGGAAGACATGTTCAAGTTCAGTGTAG GTGACTATTCTGAGAGTGAAGGCTACAATAATGGATCAGAGTTTGTGGCGACTTATGAAGACAAAGATGGAGATTGGATGCTGGTTGGAGATGTCCCATGGGA TATGTTTATATCCTCGTGCAAAAGGCTGAGAATCATGAAGGGGTCAGAAGCTAGGGGCTTGGGTTGTGCCGTGTAA
- the LOC118349896 gene encoding uncharacterized protein LOC118349896: MPPRRRERNVSDLNATNNEREANTSSSEVLRAAAHQLIDDLAQNPSGRQRNNSEGGCTFKQFNSTHPPTFDGRSDSNAAEDWMQDIEEIFSVLECTDQQKVRFAAFKLIGEAKRWWNSEKAIREVDGTGVVSWPHFKQKFFDRFFPRADREARAREFANLVQGITTVRQYAAKFAELSRFAPYLIPDEEKKARKFEEGLNFQIYERVTVLQIQSFSELVHKAILVEQNIKRGVELQETRKRTTPQGSSGMDQGPWKKRNEGSNSGQKRMQGFQSNNLCNFCNNAHTGECRKEMRTCFRCGKSGHFIKDCPLLLSDNRKPNPPPVSQQSSQGNNQRRMGPARVFALTSEDAEDDNNAITGTSLFFSLKALCLS, encoded by the coding sequence ATGCCACCTCGCCGTCGAGAACGAAATGTGTCAGATTTGAATGCAACCAATAACGAGAGGGAAGCAAATACGAGTTCTTCCGAAGTACTACGAGCAGCAGCGCATCAACTTATAGACGATCTCGCACAGAATCCTTCGGGTCGTCAACGTAACAATAGTGAAGGAGGATGCACTTTCAAGCAATTTAATAGTACCCATCCCCCCACTTTTGATGGAAGAAGCGATTCCAATGCAGCTGAAGATTGGATGCAGGACATTGAAGAGATATTCagtgttttggagtgcaccgatcAACAAAAAGTTCGATTTGCAGCTTTTAAATTAATCGGAGAagcgaagagatggtggaacTCTGAGAAAGCCATCAGAGAAGTTGATGGAACTGGAGTAGTAAGCTGGCCTCACTTTAAGCAAAAATTTTTCGACCGTTTCTTTCCGAGGGCAGACCGGGAAGCTAGAGCCCGAGAGTTTgctaacttggtgcaagggatcACGACGGtacgccagtatgctgcaaaatTTGCAGAGTTATCACGTTTCGCCCCATATTTGATCCCagatgaagagaagaaggcCAGGAAGTTTGAAGAAGGCCTGAATTTCCAAATATATGAACGGGTAACGGTCTTGCAGATTCAGAGTTTTTCGGAGTTAGTGCACAAGGCAATTCtagtagaacaaaatattaagaGGGGTGTGGAATtgcaagaaacaagaaagagaaCTACTCCACAAGGATCCTCGGGTATGGAtcaagggccatggaagaagagaaatgaagggAGCAACTCAGGTCAAAAGCGAATGCAAGGGTTTCAATCGAATAACCTCTGCAATTTTTGTAATAATGCACACACAGGAGAGtgcagaaaagaaatgaggacgTGTTTTCGATGTGGAAAGTCTGGACATTTTATCAAGGATTGTCCTTTGCTTCTGTCGGATAACAGGAAGCCTAACCCACCTCCAGTTTCCCAACAATCAAGTCAAGGAAATAATCAACGTAGAATGGGACCAGCCCGAGTGTTTGCTTTAACATCTGAAGATGCGGAGGACGACAACAATGCAATCACAGGtacctcactctttttctccTTGAAAGCTTTATGTCTTAGTTGA